One stretch of Mustelus asterias chromosome 21, sMusAst1.hap1.1, whole genome shotgun sequence DNA includes these proteins:
- the LOC144509049 gene encoding GTP-binding protein 1-like isoform X2, translating to MMAAAPVVVMAGGPGAGAALGAGPPPSCSPAAARRSSASASPSGESPRSGSPITAGTGPGAGDFPSIFAPELDGEAGGNVNGELEPDLASKFVLVSPSSEQYDCLLKQLRERMDEGCGETIYVIGQGSDGKKYGLNDDDIEASVATVKSLAEQIYSDLILLRERQEAGGKVADYLVRKRVGENDFLEVRVAVVGNVDAGKSTLLGVLTHGELDNGRGFARQKLFRHKHEVESGRTSSVGNDILGFDSTGDVVNKPDSHGGGLDWTKICEKSTKVITFIDLAGHEKYLKTTVFGMTGHLPDFCMLMVGSNAGIVGMTKEHLGLALALNVPVFVVVTKIDMCPANILQETLKLLQRLLKSPGCRKIPVLVQNKDDVIVTASNFSSERMCPIFQISNVTGENLELLKMFLNLLSPRTSFKEDEPAEFQIDDTYSVPGVGTVVSGTTLRGLIRLNDILLLGPDPLGNFMPIAVKSIHRKRMPVREVRGGQTASFALKKIKRSSIRKGMVMVSPKLNPQASWEFEGEILVLHHPTTISPRYQAMVHCGSIRQTATILSMSKDCLRTGDKATVHFRFIKTPEYLHADQRLVFREGRTKAVGTITKLIQTTNTSPSNTKPLQLKMQSTKKGALVRKEEVPAATSSTLEEGPSLGQTAAVHTLSQTQPKGGGGRRRGGQRHKVKSQGAAVTPASGY from the exons ATGATGGCGGCGGCGCCGGTGGTGGTGATGGCGGGCGGGCCCGGAGCCGGAGCGGCGCTGGGAGCCGGGCCTCCCCCCTCCTGCTCGCCAGCGGCCGCCAGGCGCAGCTCGGCGTCGGCCTCCCCCAGCGGCGAGTCGCCGCGCTCGGGCAGCCCGATCACCGCCGGGACTGGGCCTGGAGCCGGGGACTTTCCCAGCATCTTCGCCCCGGAGCTGGATGGAGAGGCCGGTGGGAATGTGAACGGAGAACTGGAACCGGACCTGGCctccaag TTTGTGTTGGTGAGTCCGAGTTCGGAGCAGTATGACTGCCTGCTGAAGCAGTTGCGAGAGCGTATGgatgagggttgtggggagaccATCTACGTAATCGGACAAGGATCAG ACGGCAAGAAGTACGGGCTGAATGATGATGACATTGAAGCATCTGTGGCCACTGTCAAGAGTCTGGCCGAGCAGATCTACTCTGACCTGATTCTTCTTCGCGAGCGTCAGGAGGCGGGAGGGAAGGTGGCTGACTACCTGGTGCGGAAGCGAGTTGGGGAGAATGACTTCTTGGAGGTCAG GGTGGCAGTGGTAGGCAACGTGGATGCCGGTAAGAGCACATTGCTGGGTGTTCTGACGCACGGTGAACTGGACAACGGCCGAGGGTTTGCGCGGCAGAAACTTTTCCGTCACAAACACGAGGTTGAATCTGGGCGGACGAGCAGTGTTGGCAATGACATTCTAGGCTTTGACAGCACCGGGGACGTTGTCAACAAACCAGACAGTCACGGGGGTGGACTGGACTGGACCAAAATCTGTGAGAAATCTACCAAAGTCATCACCTTCATCGACCTGGCAGGACATGAGAAATACCTGAAGACAACCGTGTTTGGAATGACAGGACATCTACCGGACTTCTGCATGTTGATG GTCGGTAGTAATGCTGGAATTGTGGGAATGACCAAAGAGCACCTGGGACTTGCACTGGCCCTCAATGTTCCCGTGTTTGTTGTGGTGACAAAGATCGACATGTGTCCAGCTAACATCCTACAGG AAACTCTGAAGTTGCTGCAGAGGCTGTTGAAGTCTCCGGGCTGCAGAAAGATCCCAGTCCTGGTCCAGAACAAGGATGATGTGATTGTAACAGCATCAAACTTCAGCTCCGAAAG GATGTGCCCAATTTTCCAGATCTCCAACGTGACCGGGGAGAACCTGGAATTACTGAAGATGTTTCTGAACCTGCTGTCGCCACGGACAAGTTTCAAAGAGGATGAACCAGCCGAGTTTCAGATTGACGACACTTACTCCGTCCCG GGTGTTGGAACAGTGGTATCTGGAACCACCCTGAGGGGTCTGATCCGATTAAATGACATATTACTGCTCGGACCCGACCCACTGGGAAACTTCATGCCCATTGCGGTGAAATCGATCCACAGGAAACGAATGCCGGTCCGGGAGGTTCGAGGCGGCCAGACTGCATCCTTCGCTCTGAAGAAG ATCAAACGTTCCTCCATCAGAAAGGGAATGGTGATGGtctctccgaaactcaatcctcaGGCGTCCTGGGAGTTCGAGGGAGAAATCCTCGTGCTGCACCATCCGACAACAATCAGCCCTCGTTACCAGGCCATGG TGCACTGTGGCAGCATCCGTCAGACAGCCACCATTCTGTCCATGAGcaaggactgcctgaggacagGTGACAAGGCCACTGTCCACTTCCGCTTCATCAAAACCCCAGAGTACCTACACGCCGATCAGCGCCTTGTCTTCAGAGAGGGCCGGACCAAAGCCGTGGGGACGATAACCAAG TTAATCCAGACCACAAATACATCGCCATCCAACACCAAACCGCTCCAGCTGAAGATGCAGTCGACGAAGAAGGGGGCCCTGGTGAGGAAGGAGGAGGTGCCGGCAGCGACTAGTTCGACCCTTGAGGAGGGTCCGTCTTTGGGACAGACGGCAGCTGTGCACACACTGAGCCAAACACAG CCCAAGGGCGGCGGAGGGAGAAGACGGGGTGGACAGCGACACAAGGTGAAATCGCAGGGAGCAGCCGTGACTCCGGCCAGTGGCTACTAG
- the LOC144509049 gene encoding GTP-binding protein 1-like isoform X1 yields MMAAAPVVVMAGGPGAGAALGAGPPPSCSPAAARRSSASASPSGESPRSGSPITAGTGPGAGDFPSIFAPELDGEAGGNVNGELEPDLASKFVLVSPSSEQYDCLLKQLRERMDEGCGETIYVIGQGSDGKKYGLNDDDIEASVATVKSLAEQIYSDLILLRERQEAGGKVADYLVRKRVGENDFLEVRVAVVGNVDAGKSTLLGVLTHGELDNGRGFARQKLFRHKHEVESGRTSSVGNDILGFDSTGDVVNKPDSHGGGLDWTKICEKSTKVITFIDLAGHEKYLKTTVFGMTGHLPDFCMLMVGSNAGIVGMTKEHLGLALALNVPVFVVVTKIDMCPANILQETLKLLQRLLKSPGCRKIPVLVQNKDDVIVTASNFSSERMCPIFQISNVTGENLELLKMFLNLLSPRTSFKEDEPAEFQIDDTYSVPGVGTVVSGTTLRGLIRLNDILLLGPDPLGNFMPIAVKSIHRKRMPVREVRGGQTASFALKKIKRSSIRKGMVMVSPKLNPQASWEFEGEILVLHHPTTISPRYQAMVHCGSIRQTATILSMSKDCLRTGDKATVHFRFIKTPEYLHADQRLVFREGRTKAVGTITKLIQTTNTSPSNTKPLQLKMQSTKKGALVRKEEVPAATSSTLEEGPSLGQTAAVHTLSQTQMPSEEDKQNRDVNKENKPKGGGGRRRGGQRHKVKSQGAAVTPASGY; encoded by the exons ATGATGGCGGCGGCGCCGGTGGTGGTGATGGCGGGCGGGCCCGGAGCCGGAGCGGCGCTGGGAGCCGGGCCTCCCCCCTCCTGCTCGCCAGCGGCCGCCAGGCGCAGCTCGGCGTCGGCCTCCCCCAGCGGCGAGTCGCCGCGCTCGGGCAGCCCGATCACCGCCGGGACTGGGCCTGGAGCCGGGGACTTTCCCAGCATCTTCGCCCCGGAGCTGGATGGAGAGGCCGGTGGGAATGTGAACGGAGAACTGGAACCGGACCTGGCctccaag TTTGTGTTGGTGAGTCCGAGTTCGGAGCAGTATGACTGCCTGCTGAAGCAGTTGCGAGAGCGTATGgatgagggttgtggggagaccATCTACGTAATCGGACAAGGATCAG ACGGCAAGAAGTACGGGCTGAATGATGATGACATTGAAGCATCTGTGGCCACTGTCAAGAGTCTGGCCGAGCAGATCTACTCTGACCTGATTCTTCTTCGCGAGCGTCAGGAGGCGGGAGGGAAGGTGGCTGACTACCTGGTGCGGAAGCGAGTTGGGGAGAATGACTTCTTGGAGGTCAG GGTGGCAGTGGTAGGCAACGTGGATGCCGGTAAGAGCACATTGCTGGGTGTTCTGACGCACGGTGAACTGGACAACGGCCGAGGGTTTGCGCGGCAGAAACTTTTCCGTCACAAACACGAGGTTGAATCTGGGCGGACGAGCAGTGTTGGCAATGACATTCTAGGCTTTGACAGCACCGGGGACGTTGTCAACAAACCAGACAGTCACGGGGGTGGACTGGACTGGACCAAAATCTGTGAGAAATCTACCAAAGTCATCACCTTCATCGACCTGGCAGGACATGAGAAATACCTGAAGACAACCGTGTTTGGAATGACAGGACATCTACCGGACTTCTGCATGTTGATG GTCGGTAGTAATGCTGGAATTGTGGGAATGACCAAAGAGCACCTGGGACTTGCACTGGCCCTCAATGTTCCCGTGTTTGTTGTGGTGACAAAGATCGACATGTGTCCAGCTAACATCCTACAGG AAACTCTGAAGTTGCTGCAGAGGCTGTTGAAGTCTCCGGGCTGCAGAAAGATCCCAGTCCTGGTCCAGAACAAGGATGATGTGATTGTAACAGCATCAAACTTCAGCTCCGAAAG GATGTGCCCAATTTTCCAGATCTCCAACGTGACCGGGGAGAACCTGGAATTACTGAAGATGTTTCTGAACCTGCTGTCGCCACGGACAAGTTTCAAAGAGGATGAACCAGCCGAGTTTCAGATTGACGACACTTACTCCGTCCCG GGTGTTGGAACAGTGGTATCTGGAACCACCCTGAGGGGTCTGATCCGATTAAATGACATATTACTGCTCGGACCCGACCCACTGGGAAACTTCATGCCCATTGCGGTGAAATCGATCCACAGGAAACGAATGCCGGTCCGGGAGGTTCGAGGCGGCCAGACTGCATCCTTCGCTCTGAAGAAG ATCAAACGTTCCTCCATCAGAAAGGGAATGGTGATGGtctctccgaaactcaatcctcaGGCGTCCTGGGAGTTCGAGGGAGAAATCCTCGTGCTGCACCATCCGACAACAATCAGCCCTCGTTACCAGGCCATGG TGCACTGTGGCAGCATCCGTCAGACAGCCACCATTCTGTCCATGAGcaaggactgcctgaggacagGTGACAAGGCCACTGTCCACTTCCGCTTCATCAAAACCCCAGAGTACCTACACGCCGATCAGCGCCTTGTCTTCAGAGAGGGCCGGACCAAAGCCGTGGGGACGATAACCAAG TTAATCCAGACCACAAATACATCGCCATCCAACACCAAACCGCTCCAGCTGAAGATGCAGTCGACGAAGAAGGGGGCCCTGGTGAGGAAGGAGGAGGTGCCGGCAGCGACTAGTTCGACCCTTGAGGAGGGTCCGTCTTTGGGACAGACGGCAGCTGTGCACACACTGAGCCAAACACAG ATGCCTTCAGAGGAGGATAAACAGAATCGAGATGTTAATAAGGAGAACAAG CCCAAGGGCGGCGGAGGGAGAAGACGGGGTGGACAGCGACACAAGGTGAAATCGCAGGGAGCAGCCGTGACTCCGGCCAGTGGCTACTAG